GCTTCGTGTGCGTCGGGGTCCAGGTGGAAGTGGCCGACAGCGTCCACCTCGCGCAGCTGCCCGGCGAACATGTGGAGGAACTTGAACGCCGACTGGATGTCGGTGAACTGGAGGAGTTCGGTCAGCGAGTCGAAGCAGACGGCCAGCTGCGTCTCCGGTTCGAGGTCGGTCAGGTAGTTGTTGAGGCGCATCCCCAGTCCGGTGACGTCGTTGGGGTTCGCCGTCGTGACGAACACGCTGTCGGGCAGGTCCTCGTCGCTTGCCCGGGTGAGGCCGGCACCGTCGCCGACGACGACGATGCCCATCCGACCGGGGAGGTCGCCGTGCGTCTCGCGCCACTCCTCGACCAGTTCTTCGGGCGACGACGAGTAGGAGATCCGCAACACGTCCAGTCGCTGGCGGGGAACCACGTCGAGCATCGAGAGACAGGTCCCCCGCTTCTCGGGGCTCAGCGACGGCGCCTTCACCAGCGTGTTCGTCCCCGGTGCGGGGTCCGAGTCCGCCATCACTGGTCCTCCGGCGGGGTCGCTGTTTCACGGCGGGGAACCGTCGCTCCCGCGCCCGGCGGCTTTTGAATCCGCATGTATGGTTCGTCTTCCACGTACTCCACGAGGCGAGTCGAACCCATATATCCACTGGGGGACTTCTGCAGTTCGACGTACTGCAGCCCGTCGTCCGAGACCCACGTCTCCAGCGTCTGCCAGGCCCCGTTCTCGTAGAACGCGGCGAGCTCGTCGGTCAGCGTCGCGGGGTTGAACAGGTACATCGTCGTGTCCTGTTCCTGGTAGAGGTTCTGCTCCTCCCAGAAGCGGACCTGTCGGAGCTCGTCGTTCTCGAGGACCGGCAGTTGAGACTCGACGTTGAGGACGGTGAACATAGGTTGGTCACCCCGCCGGTCGTCGATGGTCCGGAACACCCCCGCCGTGCTCTCGTCCTCGTGGGCGTGGGGTTTGAACACGTTCCGGCGCGTGTTCTCCCAGATGTCGGCGAAGTCGACGAGGAACAGCTGGTCGTCGTTCAGCATCTCGTCCATGTCGCCGATGCGCTCGTCGATGATGCTCCGCAAGCGCTTGGGCGGCAGTTCCACCGGGGGCGCGATTGCGATGGCCATCCCGTTGTCGGCCGCCTCCGCCATGAGGTTCGTCAGGATGGAGTGCGGACTCGCCTGGCCGTCGTGTTTCAACAGCAGCGTCCCGCCGTAGACGATGCCCCCGCCCATGAGCGAGTCGAGTCCCGGAATCCCAGTCGCCATGTGGTCCGACGGGACGAACTCCCCGGGATGGGTGCGCAGACGCGGCGAGACGCGCAGCCCGTCGGGCGTGAACGACACCTCGTGGATGCGCGAGTCGTGGTCGACCCCACGCATCTTGACCACCTTGAGGAACCGGTGGTAGTCGCCGCCGATGCTCTCGCGCCAGAGCCGCAGGACCCCGTGGGCGTTGAACTGGACCGCGTCGCTGGCGGCGACCGTCTTGACGTCGGACTGTGCGAGCGTCGGCTCGGACTCCTCGGCGGTGAACATCGCCGTGGCGCCGAACTCGTCGTTGAGCAGGCGGATGAAGTCGAGCAGCGTCCGCCGGAAGACGTCCCGGTCGTCCCCGATGGCCGACAGCCCCGACACCGAGTCGAGGACCACGCGGTCGGCCGGCGCGAACCGCTCTAGGTACTGCGTGATGTACTTCGACTCGAATGGGGCGGAGTACTGGCCGCCGAGCATCGTCCCCCCTTCGAGCGTCTCGAGGGTCAGCTCGCGCTTCTCCTCCCCGTCGACGGTCTGGCCCGGTGTCGCGTGCAGCGACGTGACGGTGAGCTGGTCGTCCTCCAGGTCGAAGGCGAAGTCAGAGAACGAGTCCGACAGCTCGTCGAAGGTCTGTTCGGTGCTGATAAAGAGGCAGTCCTCCCCCCGGTCCAGTCCCGCCTGGAGGAACTGCATCGCGAGCGTCGACTTCCCCGTCCCCGGCCCGCCGGTGACCAGGACGGTCCGGTTCTCCGGCACGCCGCCATCGAGAATCTCGTCGAGCGTCGGGCTACCTGTTTCTACAGCCATCCTGTTACACTAGCTTGGAACGCTCCTGAATAAAAGAGGCGATACCTAACGAGCCCGAGCGACGACTACTCGATGTGGACGACCAGCACCGGCCCCGGTGCGTTCTCGATGACCCGTTCGGAGACGCTCCCGAGGTTCGCCACCCGGTCGCGCCCCGTACGGCCGTGGGTCCCGATGGTTATCAGGTCGATTGCCTCCTGCTCGGCGTACTCGACGATGGTCTTGTGTGGGATGCCCTCGGCCATCGTCGTCCTGACCTCCAGGCCGGCCTCCTCCCCGCGGACGACGATGTCGTCGAGCGCCACCTCGCCCTCCTCCTGGAGCGACTGCCGCACGTCCTCCTTGGCGTCTTTCTCGGCCGCCTGGTACAGTCGCTTGTCGACGACGTAGAGACCGTGTAACACCGCGTCGTTGTCGCGTGCGATGGAGATCGCGTGCGAGAGCGTCTCGACAGTGCCGGAACTGCCGTCGGTCGCGACGAGCACGTGGTCGTACATGGTTGCTCGCCTGGCAGTGTGTCGCCGGAGCACATAGTTGTCGGTGGTCACTCTCGAATCGCGGGAGTGGGTGGTCGACTGAGTTCGATTGCTTGCGGGTCGCGTCGCTCGCATTTATCCAAGGCTGCTCTCGTCGGTCGCGCCCCTCGCTGCTCGCGAATCCTTCCTTCGATCGGTCTCTCGCTAGCTCTGCTCGCGGCGTCGCCGCTCGCATGTTTCGAGGGCCGCTCACTCCCTGCGGTCGTTCGCGCCCCTCGCTATCTGTTCCGCGGTTCGCTTCGCTCACCGCGTCACTTCGAGGCCCTTCGCTTCGCTCAGGCCCTCGCCATCTCAATACACTTATCCCCGGCCGCTATCGTATGCAGGTATATGAGTACGGTCACGGTCACGCTGCCGGACGGGTCCACCCTCGAGATGGACGACGGCAGCACGGTCGAAGACGTCGCCTACGAAATCGGGCCCGGACTCGGGAAGGACACTGTCGCCGGTGTGGTGGACGGCGACCTGGTCGACAAACACACCCCCATCGAGTCTGACGTCACACTGGAGATCGTCACGGAGAGCAGCGACGAGTACCTCGACGTGCTCCGTCACTCCGCCGCCCACGTCTTCGCACAGGCGCTCCAGCGTGAGTTCCCCGAGGCGACACTGACCATCGGACCGTGGACCGACGACGGCTTCTACTACGACATCACCGGCGTGGACCTGGACGAGGACGACTTAGAGACCATCAGCGAGGAGGCCCAGTCCATCATCGCCGAGGACTACGACATTGAGCGCGAACTGGTCGACCGCGAGGAAGCCTTCGAGCGCTACGAGGACAACCCGTTCAAGCAGGACATCTTAGAGACCGAGGCTGCCGGCGAGGACCCCGTCTCGTTCTACCAGCAAGGGGAGTTCTACGACCTCTGTCAGGGCCCCCACGTCGAGTCGACCGGCGAGATCGGCGGCTTCGCGCTGCTGGAAATCTCGGCCGCCTTCTGGCGCGCCGACGAGGACAACGAGACGCTGACCCGTGTCTACGGCACCGCCTTCCCCACCGAGGACGAGCTCGAAACGTATCTCGAACGCCGGCAGGAGGCCAAGGAGCGAGACCACCGGAAGATCGGCCAGGAGATGGACCTCTTCTCCATCGACGACACGACCGGGCCGGGCCTCCCGCTGTACGAACCCAACGGGAAGAAGATTCTCAACGAGCTGTCCGACTACGTCGCGAGCCTCAACCGCGACGCCGGCTACGACGAGGTCGAGACGCCCCACGTCTTCCGCACGGAGCTGTGGAAGAAGTCCGGGCACTACGAGAACTACGTCGACGACATGTTCCTGCTGGACGTCAACGACGAGGAGTACGGCCTGAAGCCGATGAACTGCCCGGGCCACGCGACCATCTTCGACCAGAAGTCCTGGTCCTATCGTGACCTCCCCGTGCGGTACTTCGAGGACGGGAAGGTCTACCGCAAGGAACAGCGTGGCGAACTCTCGGGCCTCTCGCGCACGTGGGCCTTTACCATCGACGACGGCCACCTGTTCGTCCGCCCGGACCAGATAGAGGCGGAGGTACTCGCGATTATGGACATCATCCTCGACACGCTGGACACCTTCAACCTCGACTACACGGTGCAGTTCGCCACCCGCCCCGAGAAGAGCGTCGGTGGCGACGAAATCTGGGAGAAGGCCGAATCGCAACTGGAGGCCGTTCTCGAAGGACAGGACATCGACTACGTCGTCGAGGAGGGCGACGGCGCGTTCTACGGCCCGAAGATCGACTTCGCCTTCGAGGACGCGCTGGGTCGCGACTGGGACGGCCCGACCGTTCAGCTGGACTTCAACATGCCCGAGCGCTTCGACCTGACCTACACGGGCGAGGACAACAAGGACCACCGCCCGGTCATCATCCACCGCGCCCTGTTCGGGTCTTACGAGCGGTTCTTCATGGTGTTGACCGAACACTACAACGGGAAGTTCCCGCCGTGGCTGGCGCCCGAGCAGGTCCGCATCCTCCCGGTGAGCGACGACAACATCCCCTACTGCGAGGAGGTCGCCGAGGAACTGGGCGACGTCCGCGTCGAGATCGAGGACCGGTCGTGGACCGTCGGCAAGAAGATTCAGCAGGCCCACGACGACAAGGTGCCGTACATGCTCATCATCGGCGACAACGAGGAGGACGACGGCACCATCTCCGTCCGCGACCGCAAGGAGAACGAGGAGAAAGACGTCGAGCTCGGCGAGTTCCGCGACCACCTCCACACCGAGATCGACCAGAAGCGGACCGCGGTGACGTTCTTCGCGGGTCGGTAGGGCCGCCGGCTGGCTGCAAGCCGCGTGTTTTTATGTCGTGCGACTGACGCCAACATATGGCAGCGGCCGACGAGGGGCAGCCGAGTGACACGATGAAAGAGCGGGCCGGGGAGAACACGTGGGTTCTCTGGCTGATGCTCGACGCCGACCGGCGGCTCGTCACCGGCCTGTTCTCGGCGCTCCTGTTCGCTATCGTCATCGCCGTCGGCTACCTCCATCCGACGCCGGCCCACGTGATGTTGAGCCGGGGCGACCCCACCGAGACACTGTTTCAGGCGCTCATCGGCGGGACCATCACCGGCGTCACGCTCGTGTTGACGCTGAGCCAGCTCGTCCTCTCACAGGAACTCGGGGCCGTCGGCGACCAACGCGACCGCATGCGAGGGGCGATGGAGTTCCGTGACGACGTGGCCGACGCGGTCGGGACCGAGGTCAGCCCGGCCGAACCGTCGGCGTTCCTGCGGTCGCTGGTCCGGGCGACAGGCGAGCAGGCCGAGGACGTCCGTTCGACCGTCGAAAAGAACGACCTGGACGAGGAGCAGCGGACGCTGGTGACCCGGTATCTGGACTCCGTCACCGGCAACGCCGACGCCGTCACCGGGGAACTGGAGGGCGCGAACTTCGGCGAGTTCGACGTGCTCAAGGCGGCGCTGAACTACAACTACTCCTGGAAGCTCTACGCCGGCCGTCGCATCCGCGAGGAGTACGACGACGCGCTCTCCGAGGCGACCGAGTCGAAGCTAGAACAGCTCACCGACACCCTCGAACTGTTCGGACCCGCACGGGAGCACTTCAAGACGCTCTATTTCCAGTGGGAGCTGTCGAACCTTTCGCGGACCCTCCTGTACGTCGCCGTCCCCGCACTCGGGGTGGCCATCTGTGGCGAACTGTTCTTCGACCCGCGCGACTTCCAGCAGGCGTCGATGGGGGTCGTCGACTCGCTGTGGCTGATGGCGCTGCTGGTGACGCTCTCGCTGACGCCGTTCACCGTTCTGCTCGCCTACATCCTCCGCATCGTCACCATCACCAAGCGAACCCTCTCTATCGGCCCGTTCATCCTCCGCGAGACGGACCGCTCGGTGGACGTGAACTGGGACTGAGCGGACTGAGAACCCACGAACCGCCCGGCAACGGCCTGCCCTACGGTTTTTTCTACCCAACGGTCGTTCTGCTGACGCATGGCACCTCTGTCGACCGGCGCGCTCATCGTGTTCGCGCTGGTCGGGGCCGCCCTGGTCCTGTTCGTCACCGAGTGGCTCTCGCCGGACATGACCGCTATCGCCGTGCTGGTCGCGCTGGCCGTCTTCGAGCCCTACACCGGTGTCACCGCCCGGGACGCCATCCTCGGGTTCGCCAGTCCGGCGGTCGTCACCATCGTCGCGATGTACATCCTGAGCGCGGGCGTCGAGGAGGCCGGCATCGTCGACTGGCTCGGCGGGAAGCTGGCGACTGCGACCGGCGGCGACGAGGGGCGCTTGCTGGCCGCCATCGTCGGGACGACGGGCGTCAGCGCAGGCTTCGTCAACAACACGCCGGTCGTCGCCGTCTTCATCCCGCTGGTGACGGGACTCTCGGACCGCTACGGGCTCTCCCCGTCCCGGCTCCTGTTGCCCCTGTCGTACGCCGCGATGCTCGGCGGGACGCTCACGCTCGTGGGTACCTCGACGAACCTGCTCGCGAGCGACTTCGCCGCCGAACTGCTCGGGCGTCGGCTGTCGATGTTCACGCTGACGCCGGTCGGGGTCGTCGTCCTGCTCGTCGGCGTCGCCTACCTGCTCACCGTCGGCCGGTGGCTCGTCCCCGAGCGGGTCCATCCGGCAGCGGACTTCACCGAGGAGTTCGACATGGACCGCTATCTCGCGCAGTGTCAAGTCCGTGAATCGTCCCCGCTCGTCGGGCTGACGGTCTCGGAGGCGCTCGACCAGCGCATCGACGAGGCCATCCGCGAGGAAGCGGCCGAGACGCTCGGTGACCCCCTCCCGGCGGACGCAGACGTCGAGGCCGTCGCCGCCGTCAGGAGCCTCGTCGACGTCGACGTCCTCCAGGTCGACCAGGACGGCGACTCCTACTTCGCGACGACGACCGACCGGCCGCTGGAAGCCGGCGACGTGCTGACGGTCCGTGGCAGCCGCCAGTCGGTCAACCGCTTCAGCGAGACGTTCGGCCTCCGCCAGCTCCCCAGGGAGTCGGTGACCGAGGAGCTGCTGGCCGAGAGCGGCCACGCCGGCATCCTCGCGGAGGCTGTCGTCCACGGCGAGTCCAGGCTTCGCGGACGGACGCTGGCCGACGTACAGTTGCGGTCCCGGTTCGACGTGACGGCGCTGGCCATCCGCCGTGGCGACACCATCATGCGAGAGGAACTCGCCACCGTCACTCTGGAGGCGGGTGACACGCTGCTCGTCCAGACCCCGGTCGACGAGATTCTCCACCTGGACGAGGAGGGGTACCTCTCGCTCACCGAGGGCCCACCGGAACTGTTCGACGTCATCCACGGCGTGGAACCGCCGTCGCTCGACGCCCGCGCACTGCTGCCGGTGGGGATTCTGCTGTCG
This DNA window, taken from Haloarcula ordinaria, encodes the following:
- a CDS encoding DUF7504 family protein is translated as MADSDPAPGTNTLVKAPSLSPEKRGTCLSMLDVVPRQRLDVLRISYSSSPEELVEEWRETHGDLPGRMGIVVVGDGAGLTRASDEDLPDSVFVTTANPNDVTGLGMRLNNYLTDLEPETQLAVCFDSLTELLQFTDIQSAFKFLHMFAGQLREVDAVGHFHLDPDAHEAQTISRLKPVFDDAVTCS
- a CDS encoding ATPase domain-containing protein, with translation MAVETGSPTLDEILDGGVPENRTVLVTGGPGTGKSTLAMQFLQAGLDRGEDCLFISTEQTFDELSDSFSDFAFDLEDDQLTVTSLHATPGQTVDGEEKRELTLETLEGGTMLGGQYSAPFESKYITQYLERFAPADRVVLDSVSGLSAIGDDRDVFRRTLLDFIRLLNDEFGATAMFTAEESEPTLAQSDVKTVAASDAVQFNAHGVLRLWRESIGGDYHRFLKVVKMRGVDHDSRIHEVSFTPDGLRVSPRLRTHPGEFVPSDHMATGIPGLDSLMGGGIVYGGTLLLKHDGQASPHSILTNLMAEAADNGMAIAIAPPVELPPKRLRSIIDERIGDMDEMLNDDQLFLVDFADIWENTRRNVFKPHAHEDESTAGVFRTIDDRRGDQPMFTVLNVESQLPVLENDELRQVRFWEEQNLYQEQDTTMYLFNPATLTDELAAFYENGAWQTLETWVSDDGLQYVELQKSPSGYMGSTRLVEYVEDEPYMRIQKPPGAGATVPRRETATPPEDQ
- a CDS encoding universal stress protein, whose amino-acid sequence is MYDHVLVATDGSSGTVETLSHAISIARDNDAVLHGLYVVDKRLYQAAEKDAKEDVRQSLQEEGEVALDDIVVRGEEAGLEVRTTMAEGIPHKTIVEYAEQEAIDLITIGTHGRTGRDRVANLGSVSERVIENAPGPVLVVHIE
- the thrS gene encoding threonine--tRNA ligase, which gives rise to MSTVTVTLPDGSTLEMDDGSTVEDVAYEIGPGLGKDTVAGVVDGDLVDKHTPIESDVTLEIVTESSDEYLDVLRHSAAHVFAQALQREFPEATLTIGPWTDDGFYYDITGVDLDEDDLETISEEAQSIIAEDYDIERELVDREEAFERYEDNPFKQDILETEAAGEDPVSFYQQGEFYDLCQGPHVESTGEIGGFALLEISAAFWRADEDNETLTRVYGTAFPTEDELETYLERRQEAKERDHRKIGQEMDLFSIDDTTGPGLPLYEPNGKKILNELSDYVASLNRDAGYDEVETPHVFRTELWKKSGHYENYVDDMFLLDVNDEEYGLKPMNCPGHATIFDQKSWSYRDLPVRYFEDGKVYRKEQRGELSGLSRTWAFTIDDGHLFVRPDQIEAEVLAIMDIILDTLDTFNLDYTVQFATRPEKSVGGDEIWEKAESQLEAVLEGQDIDYVVEEGDGAFYGPKIDFAFEDALGRDWDGPTVQLDFNMPERFDLTYTGEDNKDHRPVIIHRALFGSYERFFMVLTEHYNGKFPPWLAPEQVRILPVSDDNIPYCEEVAEELGDVRVEIEDRSWTVGKKIQQAHDDKVPYMLIIGDNEEDDGTISVRDRKENEEKDVELGEFRDHLHTEIDQKRTAVTFFAGR
- a CDS encoding SLC13 family permease — protein: MAPLSTGALIVFALVGAALVLFVTEWLSPDMTAIAVLVALAVFEPYTGVTARDAILGFASPAVVTIVAMYILSAGVEEAGIVDWLGGKLATATGGDEGRLLAAIVGTTGVSAGFVNNTPVVAVFIPLVTGLSDRYGLSPSRLLLPLSYAAMLGGTLTLVGTSTNLLASDFAAELLGRRLSMFTLTPVGVVVLLVGVAYLLTVGRWLVPERVHPAADFTEEFDMDRYLAQCQVRESSPLVGLTVSEALDQRIDEAIREEAAETLGDPLPADADVEAVAAVRSLVDVDVLQVDQDGDSYFATTTDRPLEAGDVLTVRGSRQSVNRFSETFGLRQLPRESVTEELLAESGHAGILAEAVVHGESRLRGRTLADVQLRSRFDVTALAIRRGDTIMREELATVTLEAGDTLLVQTPVDEILHLDEEGYLSLTEGPPELFDVIHGVEPPSLDARALLPVGILLSAIVLAALDLVPIFIAALGGVVTMVATHRIGASRVYDAVSWNVIFLLAGLLPLGLAMRETGGALFIGELLVGVASGLPPLLVLALFYLVTALVAAVITPVATVVLMIPIAVATAQQIGVAGFPFLLVVTFAVAHAFITPIGYQTNLMVYGPGGYRFTDFARVGVPLQLLLCVVTTLAVAFVWPL